Part of the Lolium rigidum isolate FL_2022 chromosome 6, APGP_CSIRO_Lrig_0.1, whole genome shotgun sequence genome, CCCTGTTAGCGGTGGGTCCCGGTGGCAGTGAGTGCGATGGAGGGTGAGCAGGGCATGAAAAGAAGGGCTGCCGAGGAGAGGCTGGCGTGGGCGGTGGTTCCTCAGCGGTCGCCACGTGTGGAGCGTAGCCGCATCTCTCCCTTGCCACCTCCTGCTTCCCTGTTCATCTCCCTTCTCAGTAACTGCACCCACCCCCACACCTACACACAGAGAGACAAACGCTTTGGCCGCACACACCCATCTCTCTCACCCGCTCTCCCTCTTCTCTCCGTGCATGGACGCCTCCGccggctcctcgccgccgccgcactcGCAGGAGAACCAGCCCAAGCGTGCCGGAGGCCGCGGGAAGGCCCCCGCGGGGGAGATCCGGAAGGGACatgcgtcggcgtcggcggcggatgACTTCATGTTCGCGGAAGATACCTTCCCGTCTCTCCCGGATTTCCCATGCCTCTCCTCCCCGTCAagctccaccttctcctcctcctcctcctccaactcatccaccgccttcgccgccgcgggacgcgggcgcggccgtggcgcagcaggcggcgcggcgcgggATCCCTCCGAACCTGCAGCGGGGGACGATGACATGCTCGAGGACATCGACGAGCTCCTCAACTTCGCCACGCTCTCCGACTCCATGCCCTGGGAGGACGAGCCGCTCTTTCCCGACGACGTTGGCATGATGATAGAGGACGCCATCTCCACCGACCACCCACCCGCTGCGGGCCACGGCGGACCCAGGAACGCGGCGTCCGAGGCCGCTGCGTCTGGTGGCGCGCTGGAGGATTCCTCGTCGCCGGCGGACGACCTGCCGCGGTTCTTCATGGAGTGGCTCACCAACAACCGCGACTGCATCTCGGCCGAGGACCTCCGCAGCATCCGCCTCCGCCGCTCCACCatcgaggccgccgccgcgcggcTCGGCGGGGGACGGCAGGGCACCATGCAGCTGCTCAAGCTCATCCTCACCTGGGTGCAGAACCACCACCTgcagaagaagcgcccccgcgtcGACGAAGAGCTCCACAGCCCCGGCGCCAAACCTGCAGGGTACGAATTCCCCGCTGACCCGAGCGCAGCCTCGAGGCCCACATCCTGGCCGATGCCCTACCAGCAACCTTACGGCGGCGAGGCGATCTACCCGTTCCAGCAGAGCGGCAGCACGAGCAGCCAGCCCTTCTCCCCGCCAGCGGCTGACATGCAGGCGCCGAACATGCCCTGGCCGCAGCAGTACGCGCCGTTCCCCGGCGCCGCATCCTACCCGATGCCCacgccggtggcggtggcggctcccggattcggcgtgtgcccgcAGCGCATGGCCGGGACGGAGCCGTCCGCGAGCAAGGAGGCCCGGAAGAAGCGGATGGCCAGGCAGCGGCGGCTGTCTTGCCTGCAGCAGCAGCGGAGCCAGCAGTTGAATCTGGGACAGATCCAGAGCGCCATGATCCACCCGCAGCAGGAGGCGTTCTCTCCTCACTCCGCGCACTCGGCGCCTGTCACGCCGTCGTCGTCCGGCGGCTGGGGAGGACTctggccgccgccggccgtccaACTGCAAGGCCCGGGACAACTCATGGTCCAGGTCCCGAATCCGCTGTCGGCAAAGTCCAGTTCCTCATCCAGGCAGAAGCAGCAGAAACCCTCGCCGGACGCAGCGGCGCAGCAGGTGCATGCATGCACGAGCACTAGTCCTCCCCATCGCTATCTCGCATAGAATCACGAAGCTAGAGCGCGATTTCTTCCTTCCATCTGTTCATCTCCCACAGACGCACATCGCTGTCCAGCGATAGGATTCGCGCGCGCATGCATCCACTTGCTTGTACGGGTTACATTGCATCTCAACCGCGTCGTTCGTGTGCATGTCGCGCAGGGTGCAAAGCCGGCGGCTGACAAGAACCTGCGCTTCTTGCTGCAGAAGGTGCTGAAGCAGAGCGACGTCGGAGCCCTCGGCCGCATCGTGCTCCCCAAAGTGAGGCAGCGATCTCCCCCATCTCTCTTTCAATCTCAATCCATGAGTAGTCCACTTGCAAATGTAGCTCGATCTAGCCCTATATATGGATATCTATGTGCATCGATCCACTTGTAAACAATGTTCTTCTCAACTTGGATTAAATTAACAAGAACTAGATTTGGTTGTTGATGGATGCAATTCATGAATGGATCTTTGAAGCTTTTTCTTGATCGGTTGGTATACTAAAACCTATCTCTTCTTCCATGGCTTGTTTCAGAAGGAAGCGGAGACGCACCTGCCGGAGCTCAAGAGCAGGGACGGCATCTCCATCCCCATGGAGGACATCGGCACCTCCCAGGTGTGGAGCATGCGGTACCGGTGAGCACTCTACTTCGATTTGGGGATAAATTAGCCGGCATGCTTAATTAAGTGCACTTTTGTCTTTGTTAATTAGGCTACCAACTGGGCCAGGtattgtaaatgacatgagtaccgCATCACTGTGGGACACGCACGTTCCTTTCCCAATTGGGCAAGTGGGTCATATGAATACATGATGGGAATCTGGGAGCCAAATAGTAGCATGCATTCATAGTGTTCCGTCTACGTGAGTGCACAACAAGAGCATGCAGAAATTTTGTTTTCCCTCTAGATCTATTGGTGTATTAACATTTCACATGCACAGTAGATTACGAAAGAAAACATTCAAGTAGATTACAAAAGAAATATTTTACACATACAGTACCATTATCATAGCAATGTGATGTTTGTGATAACATAGTTTATACTTCCATGTTCTTTTGCATGCATATGtatattaattttttattaatagttttgttcTCCCTCTTTTTTTATTTACCATACATTCTGCGTCCACTCAGAGTCAAACCTAAGTATATATGAAAAATATGAACATCTATGGTATCGAAGgcataaaatatgaaaatatattttgcaaCGATTGTAACAACATTAATTTTATATCGTAGAGGTTGATATTTTTTCGTAcacatttggtcaaactttaaaagtTTGACTCTGACTGAACTTACAACACCGGGGAACTTTGAATGTAGGGAGTATGATAAGAGATCGCTAAAACGGTGATTGGGTCTTTGTTTTCATGCTTGCAGGTTTTGGCCTAATAACAAGAGCAGAATGTATCTTCTTGAGAACACTGGTGAGAGGAAGAGGATCCAAGACATATAATCCAATTTTGCAACTAAGTAACTTCTCTTGTAGATGTTCACAAACATTCCATTTGTACGAACTTGCAGGGGACTTTGTTCGTATGAACGACCTGCAGGAGGGGGATTTCATCGTCATTTACTCTGATGTCAAGTCGGGAAAATACGTAATGTTCACCTAAACCGAGTCTTATATAATTTATGTATACCTTACATATATATGACTAACCTGCATGTGCAACAAACATATTAGTCGATCAATGGCTGTCATTTTGTGCTGGTATAAAATCAACACAATATATACAATCAGAATTCTGCATATAATCTGCTTGCAATCGAATGTTTGTCTTTGGAGCATATAATCCGCATGCAATGCGAATGTTTGTCTTTGGATGTCCAGTTAAGCTGTATCTTCTTTTTTTTCTATGCATTTGAATTGCCTATGCAGTAGCTAACTTCAGCCTTTCTGTGTACCACCAGCTAATACGTGGTGTGAAGGTAAGACCGATGGCGCATGATCAAGCGAAGCACAAGCATGGCACCTACGACTTAAATAATGTGGGTGTTGAAGATGGCGGCGCCACCGAAGCAGGCAGCTGCAAGGGGAAGTCTCCGCACCGCGTCAGGAGGTCTAGCCAGGAGGCTGCCTCCATGAACCAGATGGCGGTGAGCACCTGAAGGAACAAAAGCAAAATCAATCGATCCACCATTGAAGACTTAGCTAGCTAGCTCATATATACATAATGTTGATGATCAAATCGATCTCCCGTTGTATGATGATCCGTGGTACTGTAGCCCTAGGTTTGACGGTATTTAAAGTAGCTATCTGGCCAGTGTGACAACTAAAGAATGCATGTGGTTTGGTTCGTTAAACCCTGTAACCCCTGTACATGCATGAACATACCTTATTTGTTTGTGTCAATTTGTCTAACAAAGCAGACTGAAACCTGCCGTGCATGCCTTGGTGTCTTGGATGTCCACTAGCTATGTAGACCTAGGAAATATACCTGAAGGGTGTGCTGGATGCTGTAGTTGATGCCTGTTTGGAATATGCTTTGCAGTTTGGTTCGTCTAGAAGTTTCAGAAACAGTCTTCCGTCGTAAAAAAACGATTAAATTAATTCTGAAATTCCTGCGGACACTAACACAAAACTGAAAATTCTCTTGAAACCTCACGCAAAGAAGAAAGTCCTCCATTTGAAAATTCTCTTGACACCTAAGCTACATCATGCCTAGTTTTGAGATCAGAAGAGCAGTGTGCTCCTAATGCTAGCTAGTATTACGTAGGAGTAGGAGTAGTACTTTCGCCGTTCGTTGTGCCGGCTGTCAAAACATTGACCTAAAATTCAGATGGGCGGCCAGAATAATTTAAACTCAAGTGTATAGACATACACAAACAGCTGACAAACTACAGCTCTGCATATATGTTTGATAATGCACTATACTCCgcaaacacacacacaaaacacaCACTGCCTGATTCCTGATGGATCCCGGCCCCCCGACTAGATTCCCCATCTGAAACGGAACTCACGAGTTTGTTGCTTACGTACGCTTTTGCTGCCTCTCGCAGTCAGGGTACTGCCGATGGCCAGGCTggcggcgccgaggcgtcgccaTGTGCGGCGTCGCCGTGGAGGGACATGACGTTATGGCGGGCTCGGTTTCGTCGGACCGATATGGTTTTTTATGCAGGAAACCATTTGTTTATTCCGAGCTCTCTCGTCCATGATCGACCATTAGTCTGTTCTGCGCCTACGTGCCCTTATCTTGCGAGGGCTGATGGGAATTTGCGGCGTGTTTCGATCTGAGCTTTTCTGATCGATCCTCCAGATGTAGGGCTGCCTGCGTTTCCCTTTGATGTTCTTTTCTCTTATTTTTCTCTGGAGATCGAAAGAATAAAGAGGATGTGATGAGGTGTGTGTGTTGGTGAAGGATAAGGCAATGATGAGCGGtgagtgtgcgtgcgtgcgtacgTGGTCCGGTACTGATGAATGGGGGTTTCTGAATTTGGTGGTGAGCGGTTGCCCCAACTCACCGGATGCGGCATACATATTGTTTAACCTCCTCAGGAGATGATGTTTTTTATGTGCATTCGTCTTCTGGTATCTTGGGAATCGAACATTTGATCTATCCATACCATATTCGGACCAGATACATACATATAACCGGCTCAGAGCTATATACTCCGTACATAGCCAGGAAATTGAAGAAAGACGTCACAGCAGGAAAACAAGATATGTCAGCCTCATCATCGCCGCCACCATCATCAGCAAAGGAAAAGGTTCTATTTTTTGAACACAAATTCATTCAGCTCAAGTAGTATGCAGAGCGCATTACATAGCCTGTGAAGTTTGCAGATTGAAGAGCAATATAGATAAGATATAGTAGGTTATTTCTATGAGCTGGACAATTGCATACGCTTTGTAAGCAATCATGTGCTACGCCATTGAGGTCTTGTTTAAGATAACAAATTTCAGCATGTAGTGGAGCAGCCATTTGAAGGAAGGGGACAAGGGCATCTCTTATTTCCCATGTCCCCTGCTAGGTGGAAATGGAGTGTGCTACTGAAGCTGTAGCAACTCACGCTGTCAAGAAGGTTTACTTGCTGTGTAGATCTAGCATATGATCTATATGATCCAGTGTATATGTATATTGTTTAACCTCCTGAGGCGATGGTGTTTTTTATGTGCATTCGTTTGGTATCTCGGAGATTTGATTTCTCCATAGCATATTCAGATACATAGATATAACCGGCTCGGAGCTATACATAGCGAGGAAATGGAAGAAACATGTCACAGCAGTGAAGAAGAGATGCCCGCCTTATTATCACCCCCACCGTCATCATGAAAAGATCTTTCTTTAACAAAGGAAGACGCCGGGAGAGCCAAATTCATTCAACTCAAGTACTATATACAGAGTGCATTACATGGCCTATGAAGTCTGCAGATTGAAGAGCAATGTACATATGAAATAGGCTCTGTAACATCTATTTTTTGGAGCAAACGCCAGGAGCTCTGGCTATTCATTAGGAAGAAAGGAAAATGATCCAGTTTATGAGGAAAACCGGATCGAAAACCATACATACTTAAGTACCTCCGACATGTGGACTACTCCCAAAGTctaaaacaacaacacaacaagaTCGAACAACTTGTCGACGACAAAATGCTACATATTCGACAAAACGACACGAAGGTTGCATGAAGTGCATCCATCATGTAATCTCAACCGCCTTCTTCTTGGCGCCGACCTTGTTGCCCTTGGCCTTTTTCACCTTCTCCACATTCTTCACAAGGGAGCCAAGCATCGTGATGGAACGAGGTGACAAAGGGGTCTTAAACTTGTTAATGAAGGCAGCAAGGGCGTTGTCATCGAACTCAGCGTTCTCTTCCAAGATGCCCAAGACAGGCGCAAGCAACTCCTGAGATGTAACATCCTTCCGCAATTGCTTCTGCTTCTCGATGCGACCACTCCGACGAGGCGTGGTGGCCACCTCCTTAGGAGCACGGGGTCGCCTAGAGGGCGGCGAAGCAAGGATAGGCATAGGCACTGGTCGAAAAACCGATGACAAGAAGGCATTGAGCTTGACAGCAGCGGGATCCCCGGGATCAACTTGGATGTCCTCCGCAGGCACGGTTTCTGGAACAACGACACAGGCAGCAGGGGTCTCCTCCAAAGACTCACCCAAGGGTCACATGAGCGCCCGCTTTTTCGAAGCCAAGTTGGACAAGAAATCGCAAAGCTTGGTGGAGTCGGCCACCTCAGGATCTGCAACAAAAGGCACCAAGGGAAATGCCAACACATTAACCGCATCATCAGGTTCAAACGCAGACGCCTCAAGCCTCGAGTGCTCAACCGAAAGAGGGACAGAAGCTTCAACAAAAAACTCAGCCAAGCCAAAACCCTCAACGTCATCAGAGATTGGGCTCTGTGGACCCTCAGGGGAAGCAACCTTGTCATCAACCACATCCGACGGAAAAGGAGCAAGACCGGAGCAACCCTCAAGAGGCTGACGAAAGACATCGAAGCCAAGAGGAGACGAGTCGTAGGGACGGCGGACGGGCGAGAAGGGGCCGTAGAACTCCAAGAGCTCAGCGTCCCCCAACCTAGCATCTGAAGCGCTGACAGGGGCACGCCCAACACCACCTGTGGCAGCCTCTTCCACACGCTCCCAACTTCCGACAGCACACGCTAACCAAAGCTTGATTGCAGTAGCCTCGTCCCGCAGAGGCCGAGTTACCTCCTCGATGCGGTCCGAAACAAGCTGGAGGAGCTCCATGCGCAGAGAAGCAAACTGGGCCTGCAGGTCGGATTCCCGAACGACATCGACAGAGGCATCCCCACCAACTCCAGGAGGGGACGATGGTGGCATCGATGCACATGGCGGCGAATGGCGCACAACCTCGGCCCAGCTCCGAGCCTGGGTAGGGCGAGGAGAACCAACCAAAGGGGAGCAGCTTTGCGGGGTAGGAGAGCGGCCGACTGGAGAGCGACGACGGCAGTTGCACTCCCGGTGACCCGGACGACGGCAGCGAATGCAGCGGAAGGGTTCCCGACAGTGAAGTCGCTTGGCGGCGGAAGCACGGTGAAGTCGCTTGGCGGCGAAAGCCTGACGAGGCGTCGACACGCCAGGCTAGAAGAAAACCCCCGCCTACCACAAGGATCACAGATGTTGGCTccattcttcctcttctcctcgcctccatggccagCCAGAGGAGGAAGAGATAGCAGCGCAGCATCCAAGATCCAGGGGTAGCAGATCCGGATCTTATACACGGAGATCCCTGGGGTGACAGATCTGACCTtctccgaccgccggagctcgaGAAGACGCCGCCACGAGCACAGGATGCTCAAGATCTTATCCAGACGACCTTGAGCCCTACTCCAAACTACTGGCATATAGCCAAAACCTAGAAAACTAACCCTATCAACTACTCCGGCACCCCTCCttcgccatctccggccggcagagCCGCCGGAGAAGGCTCGGGAGCATCCCGGCCTCTCAGGAGAGCCTCTCAAGGAAagggggaggagagagaggaagggGGAAAGTGAGCGGTCCCATTAAGACACATCTTGGCAtgcccattatcaccaaatgtacgtaagcttcaagcatatggtcTTCTCGAGATGCTTATATTGAACTTTATTTTCTCAACCTTGATGAATATCACCACTTGATGCCATCCTCTCACGGGCTATATGAAATATTTACTTtagtgcatgcccatggaaagatacctaacccacaaagACAACACAGATGCACATATATAATGGGTTAGTTCGTGGAGCATGATTGACAAAGCTTATCGTACCACAAGATCCCATGTGGTACattatttatgcttcatgtgttgatcaacttgaatccaATCTCCACTCTTAGTctaggtcaaccttgtatctcctcATGCTCCATCATAATACCTTGAGGTACATAAAAAACTCCtcatttg contains:
- the LOC124662570 gene encoding B3 domain-containing protein VP1-like — translated: MDASAGSSPPPHSQENQPKRAGGRGKAPAGEIRKGHASASAADDFMFAEDTFPSLPDFPCLSSPSSSTFSSSSSSNSSTAFAAAGRGRGRGAAGGAARDPSEPAAGDDDMLEDIDELLNFATLSDSMPWEDEPLFPDDVGMMIEDAISTDHPPAAGHGGPRNAASEAAASGGALEDSSSPADDLPRFFMEWLTNNRDCISAEDLRSIRLRRSTIEAAAARLGGGRQGTMQLLKLILTWVQNHHLQKKRPRVDEELHSPGAKPAGYEFPADPSAASRPTSWPMPYQQPYGGEAIYPFQQSGSTSSQPFSPPAADMQAPNMPWPQQYAPFPGAASYPMPTPVAVAAPGFGVCPQRMAGTEPSASKEARKKRMARQRRLSCLQQQRSQQLNLGQIQSAMIHPQQEAFSPHSAHSAPVTPSSSGGWGGLWPPPAVQLQGPGQLMVQVPNPLSAKSSSSSRQKQQKPSPDAAAQQGAKPAADKNLRFLLQKVLKQSDVGALGRIVLPKKEAETHLPELKSRDGISIPMEDIGTSQVWSMRYRFWPNNKSRMYLLENTGDFVRMNDLQEGDFIVIYSDVKSGKYLIRGVKVRPMAHDQAKHKHGTYDLNNVGVEDGGATEAGSCKGKSPHRVRRSSQEAASMNQMAVST